The region AAGATAACGACGCCTGAGGCGTCCTGGGATGCGCTCGAGCAGCTTACGAGCGACGCAGAGGTAGTGCTAAAGAGGCTGGGGTTGGCATATCGCGTTGTCTCGTTGTGCACGGGCGATCTTACGTTTGCGTCCGCCAAGACCTACGACCTTGAGGTGTGGTTCCCGTTTCAGAAACGGTTCCGAGAGATATCGTCTTGCAGCAATTGCACCGATTTTCAGGCGAGGCGGGCAGGCATCAGATATAAGCCGAAGGACGGGAAATCGCGTTTTGTGCATACCTTGAACGGTTCGGGACTCGCGGTCGGGAGGACATTGGCGGCCATTTTGGAGAACTATCAGCTGCCCGACGGCTCGGTCAAGGTCCCAGAAGTATTGGTTGCCTACATGGGAGGTGTCGAGACCATCGGACGGTAGCGGCGGCGCAAGCCGCACCAGCCAAGCGATGGTGAAACGCGATTCGACCTTAGGGTCCTGAGTGTGAGCAAGCGTGGCGTTTGGGTGTTGTGCAGGCGAGGGCGTGTGAACGGCCAGAAGCCAGCGGCTAGTCTTAAAGGTCGAAGGTCTTCCTGTCTCTCTCGACCGTCTCTTGAACCTCCTTGACGATCTCCTGAAAGGTGTCTATGTCAAGTTCCAGGAACGCGCTTGACTCGAGCTCCAGTATGTCCGCTTCGCTTTCAGGCTGGTTGACCGGAGGCGTCGAGAGGTGATAGGAGATTGCGTCGGATACGCAGGCTAAGTGGGACAGAATAGGTTCTTTTTTGTTGGAGCTTGGGTGATGGTGGAACTGAATGGCCTTCTCCAGAATCTCCGGGAAGTTCCACTTGTGGCACAGGATCGCGCCAAGTTCGGAGTGGTTGATGCCCAGGACCTGCTCCTCGATCTCCTCGAAGGTTAGGTCGCCTTTTTTCTTCAGGGCGATCAGCTCCCTAACGTAGCCGGGCAGCTTGCTCTCAATGATGTTCTTGCCGATGTCGTGCAGCAGGCCCACAATGAAAGCCTCTTCCACCAGGTCCTTTCTCCTCTGTTTGGCCAAGAGTCGCGCCGCGATGCCAGACTCGATCGAATGTGCCCACAGTGTCTTGCCGGCGGCGGAATATCCGTGGCCAGGAGAGGGGTGCATGCTCTTGACGGACGAGGCGATGACAATCGTTTTGACCGTCGAGAAGCCGAGAAGCACGAGGGCGTCTGTCATGCTCGTTATCTGGCCGGACCGCCCATATAGGGCAGAGTTCGAGTACTTGAGGACCTTGGAGGCGAGCGCCGAGTCCTTTAGGATGACCTCCTCCATCTGCTTCATTGTGGTGTTCGGCGAGGTGGTGAGCTGCATCACCTTCGTTGCGACGAACGGTAGGCTGGGCAAGTCCTTGACTTGCGTGAGCATTTTCTTCGCCTCTTGGGGGCTGGATGGCGCGGTCGTCTTGACAGCGGGTTTGCTGGCCATACGAGAGGTTACCGGCCCGGCCGCCGGCCTCTCCTTGCCGGAAGCGTCTGAGTTGGGCACCAGCACCAGCTGGCCTACCTTGCACTTGCTGCACTTGAACTTCACCTTGGGATTAGGAATCTTACGGGCGTCGGCTTGGAACTCTGCGCCGCAGTGATCACACCTAAAAAGCATGGTTGCTCCGTTTAAGTGGCTCGTTATACATCAACAGTCCATATCGTAGCTGCTACGTCGTTAAACGTCCTTTAACTCTGATAGCAATCTTATTCTATCAGAAACGTTCTGGCCCACCAGCTCAAAATGCCGGTGAACGTGCTTTATCAACATTGGCATCTTTAGCGCTATGTACTCACCAATTGCCTTATCGGAGACAGGCAGCGAGACCTTAAAGAGGGATTCACGAAGAAACGTCAAAGTATCCCCGTAGTAGCAAACCGGCTGCGTGCCCAAGTCCCGGCCCGCAACCTTCCGGCCCGTCCTGATGCTAAGCTGCCTGAGCGCCTCGCGTGCATGTTCTCTGTCAGTGATCTCCACGACGGGATTAGAATAGCGGATAGCAAAGGTCTCGTGCAACTGCCTATACCCCTCGAGCGTTACGGGTGCCTGGTCCGACATCCACACTGTCGCGCCCGAAGCGCCGTCAGCGATGTTGGGTATCCCGTGCTCGAGGCAGTAGATCGTGCCGATTGTGTGCATCACGAGCTTGCAGCCGACGCAAATCACGAACAAGCCCCTGAACCTGACGATGTCCTTCGCAAGAGTGCGCAGGACTATTGTCCTGAAAAGCTCTTTGCCCGAGATGATTGTGTGGGTGAACTCTGCGCCATCTACCCGGCTTTTCAGCTCCTCGAGCCGCGCGGCGGTCCTCTCGATCTTCGTGTGGCCGTATCCCCTCGAGACCGAGATCAGATGGACAATGTCGTAACTCCTTCCCAAGACCGTTGCCGCGAGCGTGGAATCCAGCCCACCAGAGAATAGCAGCGCCACGGAACTGTCCGATGCTTGGTGTTTCATGTATGGTCCTTCTCAACTCACGTAGGGTCGGCTCGAGTCAATCTGTTCACGAGATTGACGTAGTCGCGGACAGGAACCTCCTGTGCCCTGCATGTTGCAGGAAAGCCAAACTCGGCTAACAGCCGTTCGGGGAGCTCTTTGTGGTCCCGCAAGGTCGTGCTTCGCATCAATGAATTGAGCAGCGTCTTTCGCCTGTGCGCAAATGCAGCGGTCACGAACACGTCGAACGTATCCAGCAGCTCTTTAGATGCAAATGGCGGCTGTTTGGGCGTTATGGCGAGGAGGACCGAATGAACCTTCGGCATGGGCCAGAACGCCTGTGGAGGGAGCGTAAGAAGCCAGCGCACGCGCGCCCTAGCCTGCACCGTAACGCTCAGTCGGCCATATTGCGCCGTGTTCGGGACCGCCGTCAGCCGCTCGGCAATCTCCCTCTGAGCCATTATGCGAATGTCTTCGATCCGCTCCATCTGATTCATCAAAGTAAGCAGAATCCTGACGAACGAGCAGTAGGGAAGATTGCCGACAACTTTGACCTTCTTGCCCCAAGTATGTGTAAACACATCGTCTGAAAGATCGAGTTCTTTGGCGTTCCTGCACAGCGGGATGACAGTAGGGCTACCGTCGAAACGTTCCTCGAGTCGCTGAAACAGGCCTCTGTCCATCTCGACAGCATAGACGAGCTTCGCATCACGAGCGAGGCGCTCGGTGAGCCGGCCGTCGCCAGCCCCGATCTCGACCACGATCTCGTCGCGAGCTTCGGCGAGTTCGGCGACTTTCTCGAGAAGGTTCCGGTCGTTAAGGAAGACCTGGCCGAGCGATTTTTTTGGTTCGAGCGCAGTTGGAGCTCTCAATAGAATAGATGCCTCCACCTCTATATGGTTCCTCGGCAGTTGGTGCGGGCTGTAGTTTTAATATGTTCAATAATGCCCTGCTCACCGCTACGCGCAGGGCAGAATGCGCCAACGCCGAGAGTCAATGGCGGCCCCTAGGGGAATCGAACCCCTGTTTAATGGCTGAGAACCACTCGTCCTTACCACTAGACTAAGGGGCCACACCAAACAGTTGGCTGGGAAGCAGGGATTCGAACCCCGGTTCCGTGATCCAGAGTCACGTGTCCTACCCCTGGACGACTTCCCAGCACGCATTTTGATAAACCGACTGTGCGACCATAACAGCGTCAATCCGGCCTAACAATATGGGCTGGCCGGCGCAAATGTCAAGCTCGACAAGCATCCCGCAGAATCAGATTGCCTATGCAGCCGGCAGAAGTGACTTGGACCGTAGCGCGCAACTTGGCGGCCCGCGGCGGTTGACTTGCTCCCAACGGTTGCCTATTGTTCACCTCAAAGCTTACCGAGTGCTTATTTGGTTCAACTGGGGCGAGCAGTGCAGGCCTGGGTTAACAGCAATTTCCTTTGGACGCAATTCGCTGTCTGTGGTGTCGCAATCTTCATCGCGGGGACGAGGCTATCCCGCTTTGGCGACATCATCGGCAAGAAGCTCAAGATTGGCTCAACCTGGGTCGGTCTTGTGCTGCTGGCCGCCATTACCTCGATGCCGGAGATGATAACGAGCTGCACGGCCGGGGGTATCGGGGCTCCGGACATGGCCGCCGGCAACCTGTTCGGCAGCAACCTCTTCAATCTGGCAATACTTGGCATCCTGGGCCTCGTGATGCCTCGCAGGGCCGTTTGGGCCGGCAAGGGCACCAGGCACTTGCTCTCCGGCAGCCTCAACGGCCTAATGATGCTTGTGGCTCTTCTTGTGATCCTGCTTTACAAGCTCGCATCATGTGAAACCTTACTCAACGAGCTCATGCGGCTGCCAGTAGGAGTCGGCAGCATCCTGCTACTATTCCTATACTTCCTATGTATGTTTCTTATTTTTCTCGACGAGCGCCACAAGAGCGCAGCGAGCGCCGAGTCGCAGTCATACAAAGAGGAGAATCTCCCAAACATCTGTGTCAAGTTCGGCGTCGCCAGCGCGATAATCGTGCTCGCTGGGTGGCGGATGGTAATGCTGGGCCACACACTCGCTCAGGTCCCCATCCACCTGTTCGGCGCACAGCTCGTTCTGGGACAAAGCATAGTCGGCACTCTTTTTCTCGCGGTCGCCACGTCACTGCCGGAGCTTACTGTGTGCTACGCTGCGGTCAAGATCGGTTCTGTTGACATGGCGATCGGGAACGTCTTCGGGAGCAACATATTCAACATCGCCACCTTTTTCCTGGCCGACCTGTTTTTTACAAAGGGACCCATTCTGGCCTATG is a window of bacterium DNA encoding:
- a CDS encoding HDOD domain-containing protein, producing the protein MLFRCDHCGAEFQADARKIPNPKVKFKCSKCKVGQLVLVPNSDASGKERPAAGPVTSRMASKPAVKTTAPSSPQEAKKMLTQVKDLPSLPFVATKVMQLTTSPNTTMKQMEEVILKDSALASKVLKYSNSALYGRSGQITSMTDALVLLGFSTVKTIVIASSVKSMHPSPGHGYSAAGKTLWAHSIESGIAARLLAKQRRKDLVEEAFIVGLLHDIGKNIIESKLPGYVRELIALKKKGDLTFEEIEEQVLGINHSELGAILCHKWNFPEILEKAIQFHHHPSSNKKEPILSHLACVSDAISYHLSTPPVNQPESEADILELESSAFLELDIDTFQEIVKEVQETVERDRKTFDL
- the rsmA gene encoding 16S rRNA (adenine(1518)-N(6)/adenine(1519)-N(6))-dimethyltransferase RsmA; its protein translation is MRAPTALEPKKSLGQVFLNDRNLLEKVAELAEARDEIVVEIGAGDGRLTERLARDAKLVYAVEMDRGLFQRLEERFDGSPTVIPLCRNAKELDLSDDVFTHTWGKKVKVVGNLPYCSFVRILLTLMNQMERIEDIRIMAQREIAERLTAVPNTAQYGRLSVTVQARARVRWLLTLPPQAFWPMPKVHSVLLAITPKQPPFASKELLDTFDVFVTAAFAHRRKTLLNSLMRSTTLRDHKELPERLLAEFGFPATCRAQEVPVRDYVNLVNRLTRADPT